The Pseudomonadota bacterium genomic interval AAACTCTTCGCCAAGTTCGGCGTCGCGGCGCTTGATCTTCACCGTGACCTGCGGGCCGTTGAGCGTCAGCCGGTGGCTGATCACTTTTCTGTCAGGTCCGTAATCCAGTCCGTAGTCGAAATCCAGGGCGCCATACCCACTTTCAACCTTGAAGTCCGAAGTCGAGGCTGAAAACTTTTTCTCCTCATATGGTCGGGATGCAAAAATGCCGAAGTAGCGCACGCCGGTCAGCATCGCGCTCCCTTTCACCATCCGTGCCTGCGCCGGTGCGCGGTTCTGCGGAGCCGGACCGCGCATCACGTAACTCTGAATGCGGCTCCGGTCGTGCTGGTCACGCAGGATCTGCAGGTTGGCGGGGTAGCTCTCATCGACGGTGAAGTCCGCGCGGTAGCCCTGCATGCCATCCTGCTCGCGCAGCTCCCAGCGCACCCGCACCTCGAGCGGCGTGCAGGTCAACCAGGGCAGATCCGACCCGTGCGCCTGGCGGGCATACTCCTTCTGAAAATAGACGTCGTAGCAGGGGTCGCTGGCGCGCGTGGCGATCGCCTGCTCCACCTTTTTCTGCAGAGCCGCTTCGCGGGCCTGCTGCTCCGGTGTAAAAGGCGATGAGCCCTGCGCGCCCTGGCTTTGCGCAAACTGCCGGTTCAGTTCCTCGAACTCGCGCTGCACGGCGCTGAGACACGCGGCGTTTCCGCCACACTGCTGCGCGCGCTGCGATACCTCCTGCATGCGCTGCAGCAGTTCGGCGCTGGGCCCCTGGCCCCACGCTGCAAACGGCTGGATCAACAGTGCCAGCGCCAGCACCCCGAACAACATTTGCGCCAAACTTCTCTGGCCCATGGCTCCCCCCGGGGCTCACGACCTGATGTGAGTATAGCGCCCGATTGCGCGGGTCAGCGCCGCGCAGTTACCGAAGCGCGACTATGGCTTCCGTAACAGATCGACCCGCGAAGGTCTCAGAAAGCGGGCGCCATCGTCGCCCATGTGCCGATTGAACGCGGCCTCTATCTGCCGGCGCAGCGCGGCATCGATGTTGTGCTGCGTATGAGTAACCTGCAGCATCTGTTCATCGAAATCCGCAAAGTCCCGGTAGCGACCGGGGGCATTGAAAAAGATCTGATCGGAGTCGATGAACAGTCCTGCCCCCACCGCCCGGCAGATCGCAGCGAACGCCGCCTGACGCACGACCTGTTCGTCATTGAACAGTTTCATGATCTCGTTGAAGTCACCGGCGTAGACCGGCTCGGAGATATAAGCGATGCCGCCGGGTTTGAGCACGCGCTGTATCTCCGCCAGCGCCTGGTCCATGAGCTCCACCGGGACATGGTGCAGTGATTTCAGCATGATCACGATATCGATACTGGCATCCGGCAGTGCAATCTCTTCGGCACCCCCGTAGACGAAACGCACAGTGGGCAGATCATCGATCAGCAGATTTTTCTCATGCTGAATGCGGTCGACTTCGGTGGCGATGATGGCGGCCGGACGATAACGTTCGGCGATGAGCCGCGTGATCCGCGCGCGGCCACAGCCCAGCTCCAGCACGGTGGCATCCTCCAACGGAAGACAGCGCTCCATGACATCGAATTCGGTCGCAGTGATATAGGCGTTGGGATCGTCAAGTTTCATTGAATACCATCGGTTGCGGCGCGGGAACACCCAATGTAGCGCCGATCGGCTGGTAGGCCAACCGGCACGCATCGAGTCCGGGTAGGCGTTTGAGGGGCGCGCCAACGGATTCATCCCGGCGCGCGAGGACGTTCGCAAGATCGGAAGCCGCGGACAGAATCATCAGTCTGTGAAATCGCTCCGCCGCCACTTTATTTGCGCAACGCCAATGGGGTTTATCGAGTGCCGGCAACTTGCTGAATCGCTCGCTTGACCCTCCGGTGAGTTTGCTTGATCATCGTTTGGACTCAGCTCACCCCGGAAGCGAAGGATTGCCCCGTCCCCGGCGTGATGACATCGATAACGCCCCGCTTCCGCCACCGGCTTCTGCGCTTCCGACGCTGTGGCGTGGGAGGCATGAAACTGCACAACCCCGGAGTGTGCAATCGCATGAACCAGCTTTTCTCTGTCAGCCCCGAAATGCGCGCAGAGCCGGAATTCCAGTCGGCACTGGTACGGCTGGGCATCTGGTTGTTTGCAGTGACCTATGTGGGTTTGACTGCGATATCGCGCCACTACGCGGTGGATCTCGAAGCCTACGCCCTGCTGTTCGGCGGCTATCTGATTGTCTTCATCGCCATCGTCACGAGTGTCTTCCGTCGTCCGGTGTGGCAGGCGCGGCGTTATTTTTCCATGGCGGTCGACATCAGCGCGACGACCATGGCGATCTATCTGACCGGGGAGCCGATCAATCCTTTCTGCGCTATTTATGTCTGGATTTTCATCTCCTACGGCACACGCTACGGCGCGCCCTTTCCGTTCATTGCGTCGGTGCTGAGCATTGTCGCCTACGGTTCACTACTGACCGCATTGGGCGCATGGCAGACGCGGGGTTACGAAGCCACCTTCTTCCTGATCCTGTTTGCGGTGCTTCCGCTGTACCAGCAGTCGCTGCTGAACAAGCTGCGCGCAGCGCGCCGGGAGGCGTTGTCCGCGTTGGAGGAGGCCGATCGCGCCAATCAGGCCAAAACAGCGTTTCTGGCCAATATGAGCCATGAGATTCGCACGCCGATGAACGGGGTTCTGGCGATGACGCAACTCTTGC includes:
- a CDS encoding class I SAM-dependent methyltransferase, with the translated sequence MKLDDPNAYITATEFDVMERCLPLEDATVLELGCGRARITRLIAERYRPAAIIATEVDRIQHEKNLLIDDLPTVRFVYGGAEEIALPDASIDIVIMLKSLHHVPVELMDQALAEIQRVLKPGGIAYISEPVYAGDFNEIMKLFNDEQVVRQAAFAAICRAVGAGLFIDSDQIFFNAPGRYRDFADFDEQMLQVTHTQHNIDAALRRQIEAAFNRHMGDDGARFLRPSRVDLLRKP